A genomic region of Pseudomonas abietaniphila contains the following coding sequences:
- the pcaC gene encoding 4-carboxymuconolactone decarboxylase produces MDEKQRYEAGMNVRRAVLGDAHVDRSLEKLTPFNGEFQEMITRHAWGDIWTRPGLPRHTRSLITIAMLIGMNREGELRLHLRAAKNNGVTRDEIKEVLMQSAIYCGIPAANASFHLAEEVWNELGVESLQD; encoded by the coding sequence ATGGACGAAAAACAACGTTACGAGGCGGGCATGAACGTCCGTCGCGCCGTGCTGGGCGACGCGCATGTCGACCGCAGCCTGGAAAAACTCACGCCCTTCAACGGCGAGTTTCAGGAAATGATTACCCGGCACGCCTGGGGTGACATCTGGACCCGACCCGGCTTGCCACGCCACACCCGCAGCCTGATTACCATCGCCATGCTGATCGGCATGAACCGTGAAGGCGAACTGCGCCTGCACCTGCGTGCCGCGAAAAACAACGGCGTGACACGCGACGAGATCAAGGAAGTGCTGATGCAGAGCGCGATCTACTGCGGCATCCCCGCCGCCAACGCGTCGTTTCACCTGGCGGAGGAGGTGTGGAACGAGTTGGGCGTTGAATCGTTGCAGGACTGA
- a CDS encoding 3-carboxy-cis,cis-muconate cycloisomerase, producing MNRPGNQLFDHYFTQEGMREVFSDRGRVQGMLDFEAALARAEASIGAIPAEVVNDIVAACDASLYDFDALAVAIGNAGNSAIPLVKALGKQIATRNEKAERYVHMGATSQDAMDSGLVVQLHSAITLLEKDLASLADALAQQAQRHAGVPMPGRTWLQQATPITLGAKIAGWLGAITRHRQRLKELKPRLLCLQFGGASGSLAALGEMAFPIAEALTRELKLNLPDQPWHTQRDRLVEFASWLGLVAGGLGKIGRDISLMMQTEAGEVFEPAAAGKGGSSTMPHKRNPVGAAVMIGAATRAPGLVATMFSAMPQEHERSLGLWHAEWETLPELCCLVSGSLQQALAVIPGLEVDAGRMAQNLDLTHGLVLAEAVSIALAQRIGRDAAHHLIEQCCRRAVEQGKHLREVLGDEPEVTAQLSAQALDNLLNPAQYLGQSKRWVKRAVADHQAFNLR from the coding sequence TTGAACAGACCCGGCAATCAGCTTTTCGACCACTATTTCACTCAAGAGGGCATGCGTGAGGTCTTTTCCGACCGGGGCCGTGTGCAGGGCATGCTGGATTTCGAAGCCGCACTGGCGCGTGCCGAGGCTTCCATCGGTGCGATCCCGGCCGAGGTGGTGAATGATATCGTCGCGGCATGCGACGCCTCGCTTTACGACTTCGATGCGTTGGCGGTTGCCATCGGCAATGCGGGTAATTCGGCGATCCCGTTGGTCAAAGCGCTCGGCAAACAAATCGCCACGCGCAACGAAAAGGCCGAGCGGTACGTCCATATGGGCGCGACCAGCCAGGACGCCATGGACAGTGGGCTGGTGGTGCAACTGCATAGCGCGATCACCCTGCTGGAGAAGGACCTGGCGAGTCTGGCCGACGCACTGGCGCAGCAGGCTCAACGGCATGCCGGCGTGCCCATGCCGGGCCGTACCTGGCTGCAGCAGGCGACCCCGATCACCCTCGGCGCGAAAATCGCCGGGTGGCTGGGCGCGATCACTCGGCATCGGCAACGGCTCAAGGAGCTCAAACCTCGCCTGCTGTGCCTGCAATTCGGTGGTGCGTCGGGCAGCCTGGCGGCGTTGGGTGAAATGGCATTCCCGATTGCCGAAGCGCTGACCCGGGAGTTGAAACTGAACCTGCCGGACCAGCCGTGGCACACCCAGCGCGACCGGCTGGTGGAGTTCGCCAGCTGGCTGGGCCTGGTGGCGGGAGGGCTGGGCAAGATCGGTAGGGACATCAGCTTGATGATGCAGACTGAAGCCGGTGAGGTGTTCGAGCCCGCAGCGGCGGGCAAGGGCGGTTCATCGACCATGCCGCACAAACGCAACCCCGTGGGGGCCGCCGTGATGATCGGCGCCGCCACGCGAGCGCCGGGTCTGGTGGCCACGATGTTCAGCGCGATGCCACAGGAACACGAACGCAGCCTGGGGTTGTGGCATGCGGAGTGGGAAACCCTGCCAGAGCTGTGCTGCCTGGTGTCCGGCTCGTTGCAGCAAGCGCTGGCGGTGATTCCGGGTCTTGAAGTCGACGCCGGGCGCATGGCGCAGAACCTGGACCTGACCCACGGCCTGGTGCTGGCCGAAGCGGTGAGTATTGCGCTCGCGCAGCGGATCGGCCGCGACGCAGCGCACCATCTGATCGAGCAATGCTGCCGCCGCGCCGTCGAACAGGGCAAGCACCTGCGCGAGGTCCTGGGCGACGAGCCTGAGGTCACGGCGCAGCTGTCAGCACAGGCGCTGGACAATTTGCTGAATCCCGCGCAGTACCTGGGGCAATCGAAGCGCTGGGTCAAACGCGCGGTGGCTGACCATCAGGCCTTCAATCTTCGTTAA
- the pcaG gene encoding protocatechuate 3,4-dioxygenase subunit alpha has translation MPVQILPETPSQTAGPYVHIGLALEAAGNPAREQEIWNEMARSGATGEHIVLLGHVYDGNGHLIRDSFLELWQADAEGRYHTDFDLNKPFNSFGRTATTDEGEWQVKTVKPGVVLNAAGIPMAPHVNVSLFARGINIHLQTRLYFDDEAPSNAVDPVLNLIEQPQRRQTLIAKRCSVDGQLAYRFDIRVQGEDETVFFDF, from the coding sequence ATGCCCGTTCAAATACTGCCGGAAACCCCATCACAGACCGCCGGGCCCTACGTGCACATCGGTCTGGCACTTGAAGCCGCGGGCAACCCGGCGCGGGAACAGGAAATCTGGAACGAAATGGCCCGGTCGGGCGCGACCGGCGAGCATATCGTGTTGCTGGGGCACGTCTACGACGGCAACGGTCACCTGATTCGTGACTCCTTTCTGGAGCTGTGGCAGGCCGACGCAGAGGGTCGTTACCACACCGATTTCGACCTCAACAAACCGTTCAACAGCTTTGGTCGCACAGCCACCACCGATGAGGGTGAATGGCAGGTCAAGACCGTCAAGCCGGGCGTTGTGCTGAACGCTGCAGGCATACCGATGGCGCCCCACGTCAACGTTTCCCTGTTCGCCAGGGGCATCAACATTCATCTGCAGACGCGCCTGTACTTTGATGACGAGGCCCCGAGTAACGCTGTAGATCCAGTGCTCAATCTGATCGAGCAGCCCCAGCGACGCCAGACACTGATCGCTAAACGGTGCAGCGTCGACGGCCAATTAGCCTATCGTTTTGACATCCGCGTTCAGGGTGAAGACGAAACCGTGTTCTTCGATTTCTGA
- the pcaH gene encoding protocatechuate 3,4-dioxygenase subunit beta, producing the protein MSDALDSRFAIRDRNWHPKALTPDYKTSILRSPRQALVSIPQSISETSGPDFSHLQFGRHDADLLLNFNNGGLPIGERIILAGRVVDQYGKPVPHTLVEMWQANAGGRYRHKKDAYLAPLDPNFGGVGRCLTDRDGHYSFRTVKPGPYPWRNGPNDWRPAHIHVSISGPSISTRLITQLYFDGDPLIGMCPIVKSIANADAVQSLIARLDMSMANPMDCLAYRFDIVLRGQRKTHFENV; encoded by the coding sequence ATGTCCGACGCACTCGACAGCCGTTTCGCGATCCGCGACCGTAACTGGCACCCGAAAGCCCTGACCCCTGACTACAAGACCTCGATCCTGCGCTCTCCACGGCAGGCACTGGTCAGTATTCCGCAGTCGATTTCCGAGACCAGCGGGCCCGACTTCTCCCATTTGCAATTCGGCCGTCATGACGCCGACCTGCTGTTGAATTTCAACAACGGTGGTCTGCCCATCGGGGAGCGCATCATCCTGGCTGGCCGGGTCGTCGATCAGTACGGCAAGCCAGTGCCCCACACGCTGGTGGAAATGTGGCAAGCCAATGCGGGCGGCCGTTATCGGCACAAAAAAGACGCGTATCTGGCACCGCTGGACCCCAATTTCGGCGGCGTAGGTCGCTGCCTGACCGACCGCGATGGCCATTACAGCTTTCGCACGGTAAAGCCCGGCCCGTATCCATGGCGTAACGGCCCGAACGACTGGCGTCCGGCGCACATTCACGTGTCCATCAGCGGCCCGTCGATCTCGACACGCCTGATTACGCAACTGTATTTCGATGGGGACCCGCTGATCGGGATGTGTCCGATCGTCAAGTCCATCGCCAATGCAGACGCGGTGCAAAGCCTGATTGCCAGACTCGACATGAGCATGGCCAATCCGATGGATTGCCTGGCCTACCGCTTTGATATCGTCCTGCGCGGTCAGCGCAAGACACACTTCGAAAACGTCTGA
- the pcaQ gene encoding pca operon transcription factor PcaQ: protein MNIDTRIKFRHLVCFLEVARQGSLAKASDKLAISQPALSKTLKELEGLLNASLFVRSKSGAALTESGVAFMRYAGPSVQALREGVNSLRSGEHAPVAVRLGVLSTVESLLVPEVICRLHAKHPALVVSVATGPSAYLLSQLRLGELDLVVGRMTDSPQILGLSFEHLYSESMTLVVRQGHPLLTTEERSLTLEDFPVVLPLAGTTIRQFADSLFVQHGIDPPRQRLETLSLTLSRRYVQCSDAVWIAPFDAVRQDLQVGELVELELGIREPGGSVGLCSNPALPLSIPAQWCVETLREVGQAYREGTYP, encoded by the coding sequence GTGAACATCGATACCCGGATCAAATTCCGCCACCTGGTGTGTTTTCTTGAAGTGGCGCGCCAAGGCAGCCTGGCAAAAGCCTCGGACAAACTGGCGATCAGTCAGCCGGCATTGTCCAAAACCCTCAAGGAGCTGGAAGGTCTGCTCAATGCCAGCCTGTTCGTGCGCAGCAAGAGCGGGGCGGCACTTACTGAGTCGGGCGTGGCCTTCATGCGCTATGCCGGTCCGAGTGTCCAGGCATTGCGCGAAGGGGTGAACAGCCTGCGTTCTGGGGAGCATGCGCCCGTGGCGGTCCGGCTGGGCGTGTTGTCGACCGTGGAAAGCCTGCTGGTGCCCGAGGTCATCTGTCGCTTGCATGCAAAACATCCGGCATTGGTGGTCAGCGTCGCGACAGGTCCGAGCGCCTATCTGCTGTCGCAGTTGCGCCTCGGCGAGCTCGATCTGGTGGTGGGACGCATGACTGACAGTCCGCAAATCCTCGGGTTGAGTTTCGAGCACCTGTACAGCGAATCCATGACGTTGGTGGTGCGCCAGGGGCATCCGTTGCTGACAACAGAGGAGCGTTCACTGACGCTTGAGGATTTCCCGGTTGTGCTGCCGCTGGCGGGAACCACCATCCGCCAGTTCGCCGACAGCCTGTTCGTCCAGCATGGTATCGATCCTCCACGCCAGCGTCTTGAAACGTTGTCCCTGACCCTCAGCCGCCGCTACGTGCAGTGCAGCGATGCGGTCTGGATCGCGCCGTTCGATGCGGTGCGCCAGGATCTGCAGGTGGGTGAACTGGTCGAGCTCGAGCTCGGGATTCGCGAACCGGGCGGGTCGGTGGGCCTGTGCAGTAATCCGGCGCTACCGCTGTCGATTCCCGCCCAATGGTGCGTGGAGACGTTGCGAGAGGTAGGGCAGGCCTATCGCGAGGGGACCTATCCATAA